CAAGTTGTTACTAGTTAGGATTACTTATGCTGTCACATCGCATTGTAGGAAGCTTCTTATGCTACTGTTCGATACCATGATCATTGTGGCCAATGTAGACTATTTTAATGTATAACACAGTGTTGTCATTATTGTTTTGTTCAATaggattatttagaattaaaattatgaacaaaaaatctattttaagcattagttttcttttttcccatcTTTTCTTAGCTGAATAGATCTCATTATTACATGTAGATGGAGCTCATTTCATTTGTTGGCCCACTTTGGCTGCTGGGACTTCTGAAACCATCTCCATTTTCATAGGCATGTTTACAACCAATCATTGCAAATTAATTGACAAAATTTTCCCGGGAGAGTGTAACATGTAAAATGTGAATGTGGCGTACTATAATTGCTTTTATTTGtaagataaatataattatttgttagCATATCCTAATCATTTTTTACCACTGTAATTATTAGTTAGCATATCCTGATCAATTTTTCCCACTACGGTCTCTTGTCTTCACCTATGTCAATGAGCTCTAGCTCAAATGTCGCCTCCTTCCCTGTAGGTATAGGTGGAGGATAAGGTTGTGGTTCCACCAGAGGGTATGTGTAACTTATCAATAAAAAGATTTGCTCATCTTActtatgtgatttattattacaCGTTTGCGGGGTCAGTAGACATTCTCTATAGTTTTTATTTGGTCATGgtttttatatttcttgtacCCCCGAGCCCaccaaagaagaggaaaaaagaggGTGGCCGCCCCGCGGGGGGAGCCTTCTATAAGTGACGTATGAATTTGgttctgttttttttccccaattAATATCACTTACATTTGTGATGCAGATTGTTGCAATCAGGGATATAATACCACCCCCACAGAGGGAGACATTTAACGATGTATATATCGCTTATGAGCTAATGGACACTGACCTGCACCAAATTATTCGTTCAAATCAAACATTGTCAGAGGAGCATTGCCAGGTATTCTAATCTGTTAGGTATTCTACCAATCAAAGTAGTTGGACATTATCTTACAGGTAAGAGTTGTTTAGAAAACCGTGGAGCCATAAATCTTCCTTTGCCTACGATAAAGGTAGTTGAATAGCATAGTATAGTAGTAAATCAACTTGGGAAATGCAAATTGACGCATGCGGCATGCCTAAGACTTAGAAACGCAATGACCTTTGGATTCTACAACTTTCTAAGTTTATTTCTGTTGGGAAACGATAATGCGAGAAtagtaaagaaaaatagagaaaacaattatataacataagatttacgtggttcggcgaTTTGCCTATGTCCACAGAGTTGCACGGGATTTTTATTTAGAGGAATGTTGAAGTACACTGAAAATTACAAGATTTTCACTCAACTCAAGCTCTCCCACTCTCTCTATcgcctcactctctctcactgcCCAAAAATGCCGTTCCGTTTCACTCTACAGCATTTCTGAAGTTTtaacacttatatatatattatattatatatatgcggCGCAGTGAAAACCCTAAGGCGGTGAATTTTCCACTTATTCGCTCGAGCGCTACTCAAGCAAAATTTCTGTCCGCGTTCGCTCGAGTGCCAAGTCGAGcgagactcgagcgaactcttgGGTTGAGCTTCGCTCAAGCCCAATGTCGAGCACCTGTTGATCTCTGTCTGGGCTTCCCTCGAGCCCACCTTCGAGCGCTTGTGGAGCAAACTCTCaggttgagcttcgctcgagcgagCAACGAGCGAACTCTCGGGTTGCCTCTGCTCAAGCGTAAACCAGGCTCCACACTCaacaatttcttctttttgttcctattcttattataattttaaaaattcacaatatcaatCTGCCAcgtataaaaataactatactaCTTTTCCATGTTTTATGCAGTATTTCCTGTATCAGATCCTCCGTGGATTGAAATATATACATTCTGCAAATGTTCTGCACAGGGACTTAAAGCCCAGCAATCTTCTTTTAAATGCCAATTgtgacttaaaaatatgtgattttggaCTAGCTCGTGTCACCTCCGAAACCGATTTTATGACAGAATATGTCGTTACAAGATGGTACCGTGCACCAGAGCTTTTATTGAACTCTTCTGATTATACCGCAGCTATTGATGTATGGTCAGTTGGCTGTATTTTCATGGAATTGATGGATCGGAAGCCCTTATTTCCTGGTAGAGATTATGCGCACCAACTAAGTTTGCTTATGGAGGTAATtgtattttctatatttaaactGTTATACTACTGGTttctgggaaaaaaaatattcatttgagaTTTTCTAAGTCCAATTTCACTTTCTCTTATAGTATTTATTGCTTTTTATTTAAGACCTGCCTATTTTCTGCACTTCACCTTATCTTAAGAAATGAAAAGGTCATAGAAGTTTTATGCTAAATTTGGCACTGAATATATTAGCAGATGACTCTGAGGTCTGATTTAggattattcaaaaatattaccTTAAATGGAATTCTTCTATCTCACCTTTATGGAACTATATTCTTCTATAATTGCATGTACTCATGAGTAAGTAATACACATTTTCATCTTTATCATGCAGTTGATTGGCACCCCATCAGAGGCTGACTTGGGGTTCTTGAATGAAAATGCTAAGAGATACATCCGGCAACGTCCTCTTTACCGTCGGCAGTCCTTCACTGAAAAATTTCCAAATGTCCATCCTGCAGCTATTGATCTTGTTGAAAAGATGTTAACATTTGATCCCAGACAGAGGATTACTGGTGAGTTAATGACTTCTAATGTGTCTGCATAACAATAGTAGTCTCAACTGAAATAAAGAAAGTCTTAATCTCcattaaagtatttttactTGTGAAAAAAACATGTTAATCTCTATTAAGCCTTGCATCAGAATACTAGTCTAATTGTAATCTTTATACCACATGATTCGTTGTTTTAATATGCTTTATTGGTCTGGCATTACTTGACATTTGTCTTTGATTCCTTAAGTTTTTTTTGTCATTGCTAGCATTTTattaaacgaaaaaaaaaaaaaagtgagccATTGAGAACCTTTTGTATCactaatttgataaaaaagGTTCTTACAACGGCCATACAATTTCTGTCAAAAGTGAAGTTGAGTCTGTTATATTTTGATCTTTAGTTAAAGTTACATAAGAGCAGAAAAAACCATTTTTTAGTTGTacgacatttttttaaacatcctatTATGGGACTGctgttttttaaattctttggGATCCCTTTTTTGTGCACAcatagatagaatcaaaccaATTCCCTAAATGTTTTGTAGATATTGCTCCAATCTTACTCCTTTCCTTTATCAGGCTGAGAATTGATTCTAGTTCTCCGTCTcctatcataattttatatgattttttataacataaattttCAGTTGAAAATATTGTGTACCTTTCTTTTTGTGTGGGTATGTATCTTCATGGCGTTTTTCACTAATAGaaaagtatattaataatattttttacatattccACTAATATGACATTTTGTCTTGCATTTGACGTGTTGGTTATTGACGTAGTGTGGAcaagaagcatatatatatatagatagatagatagactTACCTTTTGACCAGTGATACTGAAATTGGAAAAATCAAGACCAAGGATGTGAGTTAAAAGCATGATCAACTAGCATGCCTTTCTATTTTCAGCTTTCCCAAAGGACTTGTTATCTCAGGAAGTCCCTGTTTAACATCATTTTCATCTGTCTCCTATGACCTGTTATGCTGTGGTGGCTATCATTAAAGAACTATCGGATGCTGCATTTCATTGATGTTGCATTTTACCCATACCAAGACACAATAGTAAACGTCACATACCTCTCATTTAACAAGTACGACTTGAGGATTACCAAGTGAAGGTTGCTACCAAAATGATTGAGCTATCTCAATCTGAACATCAGGCAACAAATGGCTTGGAGGATCCCTGAGTGTTAATAACCTACTGAAAGTCTGTCCTCTATGAGAAAGAAAGACGTTAGGATCTCTAATTATGAACCCACTTGAAAAAGAACACCCCCCCGCCCCCTACCCCAGTGGGTTTCAATTTCAATCCAAGTTCAACCTAACTCCAACAATCTTTGCTGTAATCTTGCCATTTAAAATGTTACAGTCGATATCCTAGGGGACTCTTTATTTTGCcagggtcttttttttttttttttttaaatctctctCTTGAAAAGGTTTCCTAGATAAATCTCCCATGAGAACCTTGCCATCGTGATCTgacattaaatttttctaatgatTCAATTGTTTAAGTACCTCAATCCATTAAATTTTGTGCTTACAGCTGCAACCGTGTTGTTGTTAACGTATTTGTATTTAGCACATTTGAAACactaacttataattttctatttcCAACAGTTGAAGACGCTTTGGCGCATCACTATTTAACATCTCTGCATGACATCAGTGATGAGCCTGTCTGCATGACTCCCTTCAGCTTTGACTTTGAGCAGCATGCACTGAGTGAGGAGCAGATGAAGGAGCTGATCTATCAAGAGGCTCTTGCATTTAACCTCGAGTATTAGCACCCATAAGGAGTCGTGTTGTTTATTCACTCATCGTGGATTTGATCAGTGTAGTCTCTCTGCTTTATACATTCAGTGATTGATTTCCTCGTGTATATATGTTGCATTTCAAAATGGGTGGTTCTGGAGTTAATTTACTTGTGGGAAGAACAGAATTCAGAGACTCTTACAAATCTTTGCATGGCGAATTACCTTTCCATttgttattctattatttaacagatgtatctctctttctctatctttgtttttcttctcttttaatATTCTACTGtctatggagagagagagagagagagagagagagagatcagctGATTTTTTAGTATTGTAAGAAATTGGTACCGGATCTGTCTTTTTGTATTGCTTTTGTATTGTAGCTCAATAAGCCCGACATGGTGTTGCCATCTCTAGTTCTAGCAGGATTTCCAAGCCTTGTTTCCTTTTCACGGTTAGGTGAATTCCATGTATGCGTCCTTTGTACTGATGTATCTATCACCCCTTTTGGTCATTAATAAAACCCATATCTTACATATCAAGAATATTATGTACACATCTGATGTAGGTGAATGTGGAATGATTTGGTTccaaaaaaatgtctttttgcTGCTGGAGAGCCAGAAGGAAATCTTTGGATGAGGCTATTATGAAGTTGGGTATTCCGATGTTATCCAGGTGGTGTTGTTCTGCAGTGCCAAAGATAGAACATTAGATCCTGTTCtttgtgagggggagggaccgAAAAAAAATCTGGAATCATTTTGCAATATATTGTGGGATTTGTTTGCCAAGGGTGCTGACTTGGGATGGGATGATGGCGTTACGGTGGAGGCGTGCGGTGGATTCTTCGCAGGTTGGTTGGGTTCGAGGTGTGCTGCCTAATAGTATTTCTTGGGCTATTTAGAGGGCTAGATGTGCTCCTCGGATTGAGGGAATTAATTTTGattgtaaagaaattttgagagcAGTGAAAGTGAACTTAAGAGATATTTCcgattaagaaaatttaaaatgaggGGTGCTAATAATCTTCCAGATTTGCAGGAACTGAATTGTCTTATGGTCCCTGTTCGTCGGAATTTGCCAAGATTAATAGCTTGGCAGCCACCGGATAGAGTTTGGATTAAACTTAATGTTGATGGTGGATCTTGTGGAAATCCAGGGAGGTCCAATGGTGGGGGCATATTTCGAGATTCAAGGGATAAGGTGATAGCGAGTTTTGCACATTTTTATGGTCATGCAATAAACACTGTTGCCGAGTGTCGTGCTCTTCTTGATGGCCTTCGTTTGTGTCAATCTCTTGGGTTGAAAGATTTATTGGTAGAATCTGATTCAAGTGTTGTGATGAATTCGCTAGCTTCTGGAATATACAAATATTGGtttctttgaaatttttgagAAGAGATTAAAACTTTAGTAGCTTTGCTCAATATTCGCTTCCGACATAATTTTAGAGAGGTTAACATGGCAGCAGATTTTTTGGCAAAAGAGGGCACGAAAGGAAGAACAATTgattttataggtgaagatttgGTGTAAGGAAGGTTGCGGGGAATTGTTCAATTAAGTTGTTTGGGTATTCCATATATTTCGTTATTAAGATGAATTATTGTAACCACAATATTCCTCCACCTTAGTGAGGTTTTAATAATAAGAAGCTTGACctcgtttttcatttttttaaaaaaacatgtgcACATCTGACGTTCCAATTCTGAGCGGAGAAAACAAACTAAGATCGGAGTTTCCTATTGAAACCAGGTTAGCTGAGGGCACAAACACTAGGTCTCACCATTTTCTCATCACTTCAAggaagaattaaatcaataaacCAGACtccatgagagagagacagtAATAACTTCAATTTTCCTGCTTaagtctatataattttttttttattagtatcaTTAAGAAATCAGAGGAGAGAATCCGAAGGTCCATTTGACACTGAAGAAGTCTGCAATGGGATGGTAAGCCTACCTTTCATGAATGAACTCATATATCATGAAGTTCATTATACTGAATAGGATAAATTCCCCAACGTactatttgtaaaaattaaaggCAAACTCGATATCATCACAGAGCTCATCAATCTAGAGAGGCAAGAAACAATGCAATCCACATTTGCTAAGCGCTAATCGAGAAAGAACGAATTCAAATTCATCTGCTATAGTAGAAACAGAATTTTTATGAGTACAACAGTATCTTCAACAATGTGGTTAGCTCTTGACGCTCTCAAAGAATCTTGAAAGTGGCACTGGACCATCAGCCTCGTCGTCATCACTGCTAGAGTGCTTGGTTCTTGACTTGtgcttcttttccttctttgttCTCTTAGACCTAGATTTAGCTCGTCTTGattctctctcatcttcttcgCTCCTGTAAGAATCTGAGGATGAACTTGAGGTGCTAGACTCAGAAGATCTCCTTCTCGAATGCTGCTATGACAAATGAGGATGGGTTCATATATTCAGAGTCTCAAATATCTGTGATGATTGAATTGCATGATTATGATTAGGTAATTTAGAGACAGGCATCTATTAGAGCAGCGTATAAATTTTCACAGCTTTTTTGGGTTCCACCAAGTCAACACAAAGATTTGAAAACACCGGTACTATTTGGTAAGCATTTTCTCAAGTGTTTTGATGTTCTGGGAGTGTTTTTGGTACTGTAGACCACCATGTGCAGATACAGTGGTTTCCCTACATATCTACATTTTCATGAGAAGAATGGTAAAGTAGCCATCGAATTTAGCATCACCTTTCTCATGTCACGCAAGCAAACGCTTGGCAGGAGTTCCAACATAGGAAGGCACCCAGGGGGCCCATAATAAGAGCGAGCACTCACTCGAATTTCTATTCTAGATTGTGCAAGTGTTAAATCTGAGTAATGACAATTTAAGGAATTGTAGGCACCTTTCGCTTTCTGCTGCTACGTTTCTTTAAATCTTTGTCCTTCTTATctgcaagaagaagaagaaagatacTGAAGAGAACACAGGACGCTCACAATTCTTCTTTCTATAATTTATTGCACGTACCTTTTCTGTCATTAGATTTACTTCTGGAGCGGTTTTTTCCTTGGGCAAGTTTGTGTGCCCTTTCAGCATCCAGTTGAGCTCTGTACTCTCTCATCATTCTATCTGTATCTGCTTCCAGTTCCCcctttttcatctcatcttcctGGTACATCAAGTACATACCAAAtgaaataaacacaaaattcaTAATGTTTATTTTCCATCAGAAACACATTTTTTTACCAATCTCCGTTGTAAAGTACGAAACTATGCTTTGTTATGAAAAAACACAGCATACAGAACTCGAGAGTAGAAAAGTCAGTACATATGTAGGAGGCATGCAGGCAGAGAGTAAAACACTAAATGAACATGAAGATAAGCATTATATCCAACAGATGTTGTAACTCAAGGAAGTTGACCAAATCTTGTGTGTATGCACGTGTTTTGAGAGTAACCAAACTATAGAGCATTTAACGTACTCAGGAAATAAGCCATGTGACCAAGTAAAGAGAATTCAACCTATAAACCAACCTCTCAAGTTAAATATggactctaaaaaaaaatgttaaaatatgaACTCTAAAAACTGGATAATCTATGACATCACACTAAGTCAGTTTCCCGGAGGGGACCAAAACTAAGTTGTAACGTCTTCATTGATCTCATCATCCATTACCTCAATCTCAGGACAAAATCATTCCTTCTCCTCTCacaattaccaaaaaaaaaagtatcttcTTATACATCCCCACTCAAGCCACTTTACTTTTGATGCTTATGGCTTCAACTCATTGATTCTAtgcacaagattttattgatattttagtttatgtAAACTCTTTTGTTAGAGAAGGTTTGACATAGAATGCTGTTTTTTTATCACATAATTTGAAGGGGGAGGAAGCGGAGTGTTTCATTCATAATAGGAATAAGAAAACCAGTACTTCTCTTtgtttgtaacacccccttcctgATAAggttaagggcaggtttggggagtgggatgagacacaaaattctattttcatcattacacatttttcaaatacccatacaaaatataataaataattcaattttttcaaatcccaatataataataatactaaaacataatattttaaacactaaaacaaaatac
This window of the Juglans regia cultivar Chandler chromosome 12, Walnut 2.0, whole genome shotgun sequence genome carries:
- the LOC109005058 gene encoding protein FAM133-like isoform X2, coding for MGKNQAYKAMQKARLGSSSAAPDEIEDGMVDGSFHSPEWHAARLASLKTSHTITWEEFKRKQKEDEMKKGELEADTDRMMREYRAQLDAERAHKLAQGKNRSRSKSNDRKDKKDKDLKKRSSRKRKHSRRRSSESSTSSSSSDSYRSEEDERESRRAKSRSKRTKKEKKHKSRTKHSSSDDDEADGPVPLSRFFESVKS
- the LOC109005059 gene encoding mitogen-activated protein kinase homolog D5-like; translation: MDATGGPAPPADAVMMEAQPDPQQQPAMGMENISATLSHGGRFIQYNIFGNILEVTAKYKPPIMPIGKGACGIVCSALNSETNEHVAIKKIASAFDNKIDAKRTLREIKLLRHMDHENIVAIRDIIPPPQRETFNDVYIAYELMDTDLHQIIRSNQTLSEEHCQYFLYQILRGLKYIHSANVLHRDLKPSNLLLNANCDLKICDFGLARVTSETDFMTEYVVTRWYRAPELLLNSSDYTAAIDVWSVGCIFMELMDRKPLFPGRDYAHQLSLLMELIGTPSEADLGFLNENAKRYIRQRPLYRRQSFTEKFPNVHPAAIDLVEKMLTFDPRQRITVEDALAHHYLTSLHDISDEPVCMTPFSFDFEQHALSEEQMKELIYQEALAFNLEY
- the LOC109005058 gene encoding uncharacterized protein LOC109005058 isoform X3 yields the protein MGKNQAYKAMQKARLGSSSAAPDEIEDGMVDGSFHSPEWHAARLASLKTSHTITWEEFKRKQKEDEMKKGELEADTDRMMREYRAQLDAERAHKLAQGKNRSRSKSNDRKDKKDKDLKKRSSRKRKIFETLNI
- the LOC109005058 gene encoding protein FAM133-like isoform X1; amino-acid sequence: MGKNQAYKAMQKARLGSSSAAPDEIEDGMSQVDGSFHSPEWHAARLASLKTSHTITWEEFKRKQKEDEMKKGELEADTDRMMREYRAQLDAERAHKLAQGKNRSRSKSNDRKDKKDKDLKKRSSRKRKHSRRRSSESSTSSSSSDSYRSEEDERESRRAKSRSKRTKKEKKHKSRTKHSSSDDDEADGPVPLSRFFESVKS